In the Paucidesulfovibrio longus DSM 6739 genome, one interval contains:
- a CDS encoding RNA recognition motif domain-containing protein, which yields MSKNIYVGNLPWSSTENDVRAAFEQYGEVISVKLVEDRETGRPRGFGFVEMDDNGAAEAISALNGKNFQGRDLKVNEAKPRESRPRY from the coding sequence TTGTCCAAGAACATTTATGTTGGCAACTTGCCCTGGAGCTCCACCGAGAACGATGTTCGCGCCGCCTTCGAGCAGTACGGTGAAGTCATTTCCGTCAAGCTCGTCGAGGATCGCGAGACCGGCCGTCCCCGTGGCTTCGGCTTCGTGGAGATGGACGACAACGGTGCCGCCGAGGCCATTTCCGCCCTCAATGGCAAGAACTTCCAGGGCCGCGACCTGAAGGTCAATGAGGCCAAACCCCGCGAGAGCCGTCCGCGCTACTAG
- a CDS encoding ATP-binding protein, which produces MRHWEQQSIGDLLQHLFMYDESDRIEVKTGSEIGKSILETVIAFANEPNLGGGYLILGIAENADSPSGYEVVGVDDPDKLKNDLTSQCRSSLNVAVQIHSWAETIDGKTVLAFYVAEADPNQKPVYRAASGLPKGAYRRGPSGDIRCVDQDLQELYRQKSATEFDTTIPVDAEMEDIDPDAVAIYRAERANANPNAEELGWDDDELLRSLSCARKVQGILKPTIAGILLFGKQSALRRLMPAVRVDYIRISGREWVEDPNHRFDTVDLRDSLFRLIRRSVAAVMDDLPKSFNLPTGELARKDRPVLPVDVVRESVVNALMHRNYQKHQPVQIIRYANRLEIRNPGHSLKPTEQLGEPGSVVRNPALAAVLHETHLAETKGSGIRVMRTLMEQAGLELPQFESDRHGDEFRATYLFHHFLSEQDVEWLGRFRHLNPTNEQSKALVYARETGSVSNSAYRDLNKVHFVEASHDLCQLRDLGVLESKGAGRGTYYVLSDKFTSRPRLPSLFDTLETTSPRSADSHGDMTSQPTKSGAEPLKLDTKPLKLDGTSDAMESIRSNCEEALGISADKSPRGDDVKRIILYLCGQQPFSAKQLAGILKKNPQYLAKEYLSAMVRVGELELMFPDAPKHPKQAYRAKRVYGGMD; this is translated from the coding sequence TTGAGACACTGGGAACAACAGAGCATTGGAGATTTGCTCCAGCATCTCTTCATGTATGACGAGTCCGACCGGATTGAAGTCAAGACCGGTTCCGAGATTGGCAAGTCCATTCTTGAGACAGTCATTGCTTTTGCCAATGAACCGAACTTGGGGGGTGGATATCTGATCTTGGGCATTGCCGAGAATGCGGACAGTCCGAGTGGATATGAGGTCGTTGGAGTCGATGACCCCGACAAACTGAAAAATGACCTGACGAGCCAATGCCGGTCGTCGTTGAATGTCGCGGTCCAGATTCATTCATGGGCAGAGACGATAGACGGCAAGACTGTTCTGGCATTCTACGTGGCCGAGGCAGACCCTAATCAAAAGCCAGTATACCGAGCGGCAAGCGGTCTGCCCAAAGGGGCATATCGTCGTGGGCCGAGCGGTGACATCCGCTGTGTGGATCAAGATCTTCAGGAGTTGTATCGTCAGAAGAGTGCAACCGAGTTCGACACGACTATTCCGGTTGATGCGGAGATGGAGGACATCGATCCTGATGCCGTCGCCATCTATCGTGCCGAGCGAGCCAATGCAAACCCCAATGCCGAGGAACTCGGATGGGATGACGATGAGCTGTTGCGGTCTTTAAGCTGCGCCAGAAAGGTTCAGGGAATCCTGAAGCCGACGATAGCTGGCATACTGTTGTTCGGAAAGCAAAGTGCTCTGCGTCGTTTGATGCCCGCCGTTCGCGTTGACTACATCCGAATCTCTGGGAGGGAGTGGGTCGAAGACCCGAATCATCGTTTTGACACTGTGGACCTGCGTGACTCGCTGTTTCGGTTGATTCGCCGCAGCGTCGCTGCCGTCATGGACGATTTGCCAAAGTCGTTCAATCTGCCGACCGGCGAGCTTGCGAGAAAGGATCGGCCTGTATTGCCCGTGGATGTCGTTCGCGAATCTGTGGTCAACGCCCTGATGCACAGGAACTACCAGAAGCATCAGCCTGTGCAGATCATCCGGTATGCCAACAGGCTTGAAATTCGAAATCCGGGACACTCTCTCAAACCCACAGAACAACTCGGAGAGCCCGGTTCGGTGGTCCGAAATCCGGCACTGGCCGCCGTGCTCCATGAGACCCATCTTGCCGAGACCAAGGGGAGCGGCATACGGGTCATGCGCACCCTCATGGAGCAGGCCGGTCTGGAGCTGCCACAGTTCGAGTCTGATCGGCATGGCGATGAATTCCGGGCAACCTATCTTTTTCATCATTTTCTGAGCGAGCAGGACGTGGAGTGGCTTGGGCGGTTCAGGCATCTGAACCCCACCAACGAGCAGAGCAAGGCCTTGGTCTACGCGCGTGAGACCGGAAGCGTCAGCAACAGCGCATACCGCGACTTGAACAAGGTCCACTTCGTCGAGGCCAGCCACGATCTGTGCCAGTTGCGCGATCTCGGTGTTCTTGAATCCAAAGGAGCTGGCAGAGGAACCTACTATGTTCTCTCTGATAAGTTTACCTCTCGTCCGAGGCTGCCGAGCCTCTTCGACACGCTGGAAACGACAAGCCCGAGGAGTGCGGACTCCCATGGCGATATGACGTCGCAACCTACCAAGTCGGGAGCAGAACCTCTTAAGCTCGACACGAAACCTCTTAAGCTCGACGGAACCTCTGATGCCATGGAAAGCATACGGAGCAACTGTGAAGAGGCTTTAGGTATTTCTGCGGACAAGTCGCCTCGCGGTGATGACGTGAAAAGGATCATCCTCTACCTGTGCGGGCAGCAGCCCTTCTCCGCCAAGCAGTTGGCCGGTATCCTTAAAAAAAATCCCCAGTATCTTGCCAAGGAGTATCTCTCTGCAATGGTCCGGGTAGGAGAACTGGAACTCATGTTCCCAGATGCCCCAAAACATCCGAAACAGGCCTATCGGGCCAAGAGGGTTTATGGGGGGATGGACTGA
- a CDS encoding N-acyl homoserine lactonase family protein gives MTYKIHPIAVGTKVFDKSMMTYQYNQGKEFVIPLYVWYLEGGDKTILVDTGEMHPIQSAEREKALGGKIHTFEEGLAKFGLKPEDVDVILHTHLHNDHCENDYKCVNAKIYVHEKELENIHDPHPLDYRYLADFVEDVEEAGQIVPLREDTEVLPGITMLHTPAHTEGGMSVLVDTPGGKALICGFCTIDENLNPPPAIRGMEMEVIPPGTHLNVKDAYDILLKARGLADKVLPLHEPRFAAMETID, from the coding sequence ATGACCTACAAGATTCATCCCATCGCGGTAGGCACCAAGGTGTTCGACAAGAGCATGATGACCTACCAGTACAACCAGGGAAAGGAATTCGTGATTCCGCTCTACGTCTGGTACCTTGAGGGCGGGGACAAGACCATCCTCGTGGACACCGGGGAAATGCACCCGATCCAGTCCGCGGAACGCGAAAAGGCCCTGGGGGGCAAGATCCACACCTTTGAGGAAGGCTTGGCCAAGTTCGGCCTCAAGCCCGAAGACGTGGACGTGATCCTGCATACCCACCTGCACAACGACCATTGCGAAAACGACTACAAGTGCGTGAACGCCAAGATCTACGTGCACGAGAAGGAACTGGAGAACATCCACGACCCTCATCCGCTTGATTATCGGTACCTTGCCGATTTCGTGGAGGATGTGGAGGAAGCCGGGCAGATCGTGCCGCTCAGGGAGGATACCGAAGTCCTGCCGGGCATCACCATGCTGCACACCCCGGCCCATACCGAGGGAGGCATGTCCGTGCTCGTGGATACGCCGGGCGGCAAGGCCCTGATCTGCGGATTCTGCACCATCGACGAAAACCTCAATCCGCCGCCCGCCATCCGGGGCATGGAGATGGAGGTCATTCCGCCGGGCACGCACCTGAACGTCAAGGACGCCTACGACATCCTGCTCAAGGCGCGCGGCCTGGCCGACAAGGTTCTGCCGCTGCACGAGCCGCGCTTCGCCGCCATGGAGACCATCGACTAG
- a CDS encoding DUF554 domain-containing protein gives MILPVGSLVNALAIIVGSICGLLLHNRFPDRIRIIVFQGLGLCVLVIGFQMAFKAEDMLVVIFSVLLGGIAGELLRIDRHLDSLGDRLKAVVRSKNERFTEGLVTASLIFCIGAMAIVGSFDEAIRGDRTLLYTKSVLDAFASIALSASYGLGVLFSFIAVLLYQGMFTIFAGYLQHWFSPTMIAQLTGTGGVLIIGIGINLLDLKAIKLANLLPALVFIVLLTLAKGFVFGA, from the coding sequence ATGATTCTGCCCGTCGGCTCCCTGGTCAACGCCCTGGCCATCATTGTCGGTTCCATCTGCGGCCTGCTGCTGCACAACCGCTTTCCGGACCGCATCCGCATCATCGTTTTCCAGGGGCTGGGACTCTGCGTGCTGGTCATCGGCTTCCAGATGGCCTTCAAGGCCGAGGACATGCTCGTGGTCATCTTCTCGGTCCTGCTCGGCGGCATAGCCGGGGAGCTGCTGCGCATCGACCGCCACCTCGACTCCCTCGGTGACCGCCTCAAGGCCGTGGTGCGCTCCAAGAACGAGCGCTTCACCGAAGGCCTGGTCACGGCCTCGCTGATTTTCTGCATCGGGGCCATGGCCATCGTGGGTTCCTTTGACGAAGCCATCCGCGGCGACCGCACCCTGCTCTACACCAAGTCCGTGCTCGACGCCTTCGCGTCCATCGCCCTCTCGGCCTCCTACGGCCTGGGCGTGCTCTTCTCCTTCATCGCCGTGCTGCTCTACCAGGGCATGTTCACCATCTTCGCGGGCTACCTGCAACACTGGTTCTCCCCGACCATGATCGCGCAGCTCACGGGCACGGGCGGCGTGCTGATCATCGGCATCGGCATCAACCTGCTCGACCTCAAAGCCATCAAGCTGGCCAACCTCCTGCCCGCCCTGGTCTTCATCGTGCTGCTGACCCTGGCCAAGGGCTTCGTCTTCGGCGCGTAG
- a CDS encoding tyrosine-type recombinase/integrase, translating to MEESGSTITIKFAFFTGFRRVEVFGLRWDNVSMERGCVRLVDTKGGKDSVLPLNSGAMDALRESLKLFGPSFSPYAFPGKSGKERKDIRTAWDRAKMSAGIAPDFRFHGLRHNFASHLASSGQVSMLALQRLLTHKSPQMTQRYAHLLDEELRRSVELMELV from the coding sequence ATGGAAGAATCGGGCAGCACCATCACCATCAAGTTCGCGTTCTTCACAGGGTTTCGGCGGGTGGAGGTGTTCGGGCTCAGGTGGGACAACGTGTCCATGGAACGTGGATGCGTACGCCTCGTGGACACCAAGGGGGGCAAGGACAGCGTGTTGCCTCTTAATTCGGGAGCGATGGATGCCTTGCGTGAATCGTTGAAGCTGTTTGGCCCCAGCTTTTCGCCATACGCTTTTCCCGGAAAAAGCGGAAAGGAGCGGAAGGACATTCGCACCGCATGGGACAGGGCGAAAATGTCTGCTGGTATAGCACCAGATTTTCGCTTCCACGGGCTGCGGCACAATTTCGCGTCACATCTTGCTTCATCTGGGCAAGTGTCCATGCTTGCCCTGCAGCGGCTCCTGACGCACAAGTCTCCACAGATGACGCAGCGTTATGCCCACTTGCTGGACGAAGAGCTACGGCGGTCCGTGGAGTTGATGGAGCTGGTGTGA
- a CDS encoding type I restriction-modification system subunit M, translating into MTNFSATAANIWAVADLLRGDFKQSQYGRVILPFTLLRRLECVLEPTKDAVLAAAQKHADFGDGVDALLKRAAKQQFYNVSPMTMASIGSTQTLDNLEAYVQGFSPNAREIFEYFHFSDFLEQLDASDLLYMITKKFSTWDLSPKAIDNHTMGLVFEELIRKFAESSNETAGEHFTPRDIVHLATSLVFIDDDDVLSKPGVVRSLYDPTAGTGGFLSEGTELMRTLNPEAVIRNHGQELNPESYAICKADMLIKGQDVSNIKFGNTLSDDQLPNEKFDYMLSNPPFGVDWKKIQRVVEDEHKLRGFDGRFGPGTPRVSDGSLLFLLHLISKMRPVNEGGSRIGIILNGSPLFTGGAGSGESEIRRYILENDLLEGIVALPTDMFYNTGIATYIWVLSNRKPAYRKGKVHLLNATEMFLPMRKSLGSKRRHISEEQIEDIVRAYGDCLADENCKVFDTNDFGYRRITVERPLQLAFHPHDEVRIAALKADGPWAKWDGALREALLAALPKLDEKYLSRSAFKKALRKAGAEVSAVQFKLLQKHLGEHDPAAEVCMVKGKPEPDPSLRDNENIPLKEDVQAYFEREVLPHVPDAWIDKGKCDGSDCEVGIVGYEIPFNRHFYKYVPPRPLEEIDADLDQVSAEIMALLQEVHS; encoded by the coding sequence ATGACCAACTTTTCCGCCACCGCTGCCAACATCTGGGCCGTTGCCGACCTCCTTCGTGGCGACTTCAAGCAGTCCCAGTATGGCCGCGTCATTCTCCCCTTCACACTCCTGCGTCGTCTCGAATGCGTGCTGGAGCCCACCAAAGATGCCGTGCTTGCCGCTGCCCAAAAACATGCGGATTTCGGCGATGGCGTCGATGCCCTGCTCAAGCGGGCTGCGAAACAGCAATTCTACAACGTCTCGCCCATGACCATGGCCTCCATAGGCTCGACCCAGACCCTCGACAACCTCGAAGCCTACGTGCAGGGGTTCAGCCCCAACGCCCGTGAAATATTCGAGTATTTCCACTTCTCCGACTTCCTTGAGCAGCTTGATGCCTCCGACCTGCTCTACATGATCACCAAGAAGTTTTCGACATGGGACTTGAGCCCGAAAGCCATCGACAACCACACCATGGGCCTTGTGTTCGAGGAGCTCATCCGCAAGTTCGCTGAATCTTCCAACGAGACCGCCGGTGAGCATTTCACCCCGCGAGACATCGTGCACCTTGCCACGTCCCTTGTGTTCATCGACGATGATGACGTGCTTTCCAAGCCCGGCGTGGTCCGCTCGCTCTATGATCCGACGGCTGGTACTGGGGGCTTCCTGTCCGAAGGCACGGAACTCATGCGCACCCTGAATCCTGAGGCGGTGATCCGCAATCACGGACAGGAACTCAACCCCGAGTCCTACGCCATCTGCAAGGCGGACATGCTCATCAAGGGGCAGGACGTGTCCAACATCAAGTTCGGCAACACGCTGTCCGATGACCAGCTTCCCAATGAAAAATTCGACTACATGCTGTCCAATCCGCCTTTCGGCGTGGACTGGAAAAAGATTCAGCGCGTCGTCGAGGACGAGCACAAACTCAGGGGCTTTGATGGCCGCTTCGGTCCCGGCACGCCCCGTGTGTCCGATGGTTCGCTCCTGTTCCTGCTGCATCTCATCAGCAAGATGCGCCCCGTGAACGAGGGCGGCTCGCGGATCGGCATCATCCTCAACGGCTCTCCGCTTTTCACGGGCGGTGCCGGTTCTGGCGAGTCCGAGATTCGCCGTTATATCCTCGAGAACGACCTGCTCGAAGGCATTGTGGCCCTGCCCACGGACATGTTCTACAACACCGGCATCGCCACCTACATATGGGTGCTGAGCAACCGCAAGCCCGCTTACCGCAAGGGCAAGGTGCACCTGCTCAACGCAACGGAGATGTTCCTGCCCATGCGCAAGTCGCTCGGCTCAAAGCGCAGGCACATCAGCGAGGAGCAGATCGAGGACATCGTCCGTGCCTATGGCGATTGCCTTGCGGATGAGAACTGCAAGGTGTTTGATACCAACGACTTCGGCTATCGCCGCATCACCGTTGAACGCCCGCTCCAGCTTGCCTTCCACCCCCATGACGAAGTCCGTATCGCCGCGCTCAAGGCGGATGGGCCGTGGGCCAAGTGGGATGGGGCGCTCAGGGAAGCACTCTTGGCCGCACTGCCCAAGCTCGACGAAAAGTACCTCTCCCGCTCTGCGTTCAAGAAGGCGCTCAGGAAAGCTGGGGCCGAGGTGAGCGCGGTACAGTTCAAGCTGCTCCAGAAGCATCTTGGGGAGCATGATCCTGCAGCGGAAGTCTGCATGGTCAAGGGTAAGCCCGAGCCGGACCCGAGCCTGCGGGACAATGAGAACATCCCGCTCAAGGAGGATGTGCAGGCGTATTTCGAGCGCGAGGTGCTGCCGCATGTGCCGGATGCGTGGATCGACAAGGGCAAGTGTGATGGAAGCGACTGCGAGGTCGGCATCGTGGGCTATGAGATTCCGTTCAACAGGCACTTTTATAAATACGTGCCGCCGCGCCCGCTGGAAGAGATCGACGCGGACCTCGACCAGGTGTCGGCGGAGATCATGGCCTTGTTGCAGGAGGTGCACAGTTGA
- a CDS encoding integrase core domain-containing protein: KLREAGARISMDGRGRWMDNVMIERLWRSLKYECVYLREIETGSELRRTLAWWIDFYNNRRPHKTFDGRKPMEIYQQFKPEGVPPLACPKKAA; this comes from the coding sequence GAAGCTCCGGGAGGCCGGAGCACGCATCTCCATGGATGGCCGAGGCCGCTGGATGGACAACGTTATGATCGAGCGTCTCTGGCGCTCCTTGAAGTATGAATGCGTGTATCTGCGGGAGATCGAGACGGGCAGCGAGCTTCGCCGCACCCTGGCCTGGTGGATTGATTTCTACAACAACCGGCGTCCGCACAAGACCTTTGACGGCAGAAAGCCGATGGAGATATATCAGCAATTCAAGCCAGAGGGGGTACCTCCTCTGGCTTGCCCGAAAAAGGCGGCATAG